From the Lathyrus oleraceus cultivar Zhongwan6 chromosome 4, CAAS_Psat_ZW6_1.0, whole genome shotgun sequence genome, one window contains:
- the LOC127136429 gene encoding uncharacterized protein LOC127136429, with protein MPQNSMLEVELFDVWGIDFMGPFPPSFGKNYILVAICYVSKWVEVVPVPTNDAKVVVNFLNNYIFSRFGVPISLISDEGTHFLNKLMKNLLRKYTVKDKIATPYHPQTSGQVEVSNRQIKQILEKTVIASRKDWSFKLEDALWAYKTVFKTPIGLHNAFHTKTDALTLMRELYENTPKEDCLREATNG; from the exons ATGCCTCAAAATTCCATGTTGGAGGTAGAATTGTTTGATGTATGGGGcatagacttcatgggaccttttccaccatcaTTTGGAAAGAATTACATTTTGGTTGCTATTTGTTATGTGTCAAAATGGGTAGAAGTTGTACCAGTACCCAcaaatgatgctaaagtggtggtCAATTTCCTAAACAACTACATTTTCTCTAGGTTTGGGGTACCAATATCACTAATCAGTGACGAAGGTACTCATTTTCTAAACAAGTTAATGAAGAATCTGTTAAGGAAATATACTGTCAAGGATAAAATTGCCACACCGTATCATCCTCAGACAAGTGGACAGGTTGAAGTATCGAACCGACAGATAAAGCAGATTCTAGAAAAGACTGTCATTGCTTCTCGAAAGGATTGGTCGTTCAAGTTGGAGGATGCACTGTGGGCGTATAAAACAGTGTTCAAAACCCCAATAG GTTTGCACAATGCCTTTCATACCAAGACGGACGCACTCACGTTAATGCGGGAATT GTATGAAAATACCCCCAAGGAGGATTGTTTAAGGGAAGCAACAAATGGTTGA